Proteins encoded within one genomic window of Pectobacterium araliae:
- the thiM gene encoding hydroxyethylthiazole kinase gives MNTRPADFSAAQAAISLTQFHSASPLVHCLTNDVVQSFTANVLLALNASPAMVVDPDEAAQFSAVADALLINVGTLERSRADAMRAAVKSAHQVDTPWVLDPVAVGGLTFRTEFCRELLTWKPTAIRGNASEIMALAGLAAQGRGVDSADDSLAALPAARELARQVGTIVAVTGVVDYVTDGERDIAVTGGDSMMTRVVGTGCALSAVVAGFSSLDGDRLSHVAAACYVMALAGQQAASASQGTGSFIPHFLDRLYTLRAEELA, from the coding sequence ATGAACACGCGACCCGCCGACTTTTCTGCCGCTCAGGCAGCAATATCGCTCACCCAATTTCATTCTGCTTCACCGCTGGTGCACTGTTTGACCAACGACGTGGTGCAATCTTTTACTGCTAATGTGCTGCTGGCGCTGAATGCGTCGCCTGCGATGGTGGTCGATCCCGATGAAGCCGCGCAGTTCAGCGCGGTGGCCGATGCGCTGCTGATTAATGTCGGGACGCTGGAGCGCTCGCGTGCCGATGCGATGCGAGCGGCGGTAAAGAGTGCACATCAGGTGGATACGCCGTGGGTGCTCGATCCGGTTGCCGTAGGCGGTTTAACCTTTCGTACCGAATTTTGCCGAGAGCTGCTGACATGGAAACCGACGGCGATCCGCGGCAACGCGTCTGAAATCATGGCGCTGGCGGGGTTAGCCGCACAGGGGCGGGGTGTCGATAGCGCTGATGATTCGCTGGCGGCGCTCCCTGCCGCACGCGAGCTGGCTCGACAAGTGGGGACGATTGTTGCGGTGACCGGCGTGGTGGATTATGTCACGGACGGTGAGCGAGATATCGCGGTAACCGGCGGCGATAGCATGATGACGCGGGTAGTCGGCACGGGCTGTGCGCTGTCGGCGGTGGTCGCAGGTTTTTCTTCTCTGGACGGCGATCGCTTATCCCACGTGGCGGCGGCGTGTTATGTCATGGCGTTAGCGGGGCAGCAGGCAGCTTCAGCATCACAAGGTACAGGCA
- a CDS encoding DUF4062 domain-containing protein: MDKRYQVFVSSTFTDLEEERKHVIQTLMEMDCIPAGMELFPAIDEEQWEFIKKVIDDCDYYLLIIGGRYGSVAEDGLSYTEKEFDYAVSKGLRVVVLVHENPESLPLAKSEKDSELREKLTAFIEKASTNRLRKTWATAKDLPGLVALSMSKTMKTYPAIGWVRANLTSSENDLRAIVDLQKENERLKNELKMATSSRNQTLDLNLADFDDVFDFNCQSTFPRGPHTTGGIKVWSVSMEWKDIFHTISPYLTRHYPESSVSATIAETAKKIADKGGTSAKVSSQDLKTIGIQLRAYDFIKIEYLKTTDGSMNTFWSLTESGQVEMLKTRTIKKQNQITTE; encoded by the coding sequence ATGGATAAACGTTACCAGGTTTTCGTAAGTTCAACTTTTACGGATTTGGAAGAGGAACGGAAACACGTTATACAGACGCTGATGGAAATGGATTGCATCCCAGCAGGAATGGAGTTATTCCCAGCAATCGATGAAGAGCAATGGGAATTCATAAAAAAAGTAATTGATGATTGTGATTATTATCTGCTGATCATTGGTGGACGATATGGCTCTGTCGCAGAGGACGGTTTAAGTTACACCGAAAAGGAATTCGATTATGCGGTCTCAAAAGGTTTACGTGTTGTTGTTTTAGTACATGAGAATCCGGAAAGTCTACCTTTAGCCAAATCTGAAAAAGACTCTGAGCTCAGAGAGAAGCTCACAGCATTCATAGAGAAGGCCTCAACCAATCGTCTCAGGAAAACATGGGCAACAGCTAAAGATTTACCTGGATTGGTCGCCTTAAGTATGAGTAAAACGATGAAAACTTATCCAGCAATCGGATGGGTGAGAGCCAATCTAACGTCTTCTGAAAATGACTTAAGAGCAATAGTTGATTTACAAAAAGAAAACGAACGGTTAAAAAACGAACTGAAAATGGCAACTTCGAGTCGCAACCAAACGCTTGACTTAAATCTAGCGGATTTCGATGATGTTTTCGATTTTAATTGCCAATCTACTTTTCCTAGAGGGCCACACACAACTGGTGGGATTAAAGTTTGGTCTGTGAGCATGGAATGGAAGGACATATTTCATACAATATCGCCCTACCTCACTAGACATTATCCCGAATCAAGTGTCTCAGCCACAATTGCCGAAACAGCGAAAAAAATCGCAGACAAAGGAGGCACATCCGCTAAAGTTTCCTCTCAGGATCTCAAGACGATAGGCATACAATTGCGCGCATATGATTTCATTAAAATTGAATATTTAAAAACGACTGATGGCAGCATGAATACATTCTGGTCATTAACAGAATCAGGACAGGTTGAGATGCTGAAAACCAGAACGATCAAAAAGCAAAATCAAATTACAACAGAATAA
- the ahr gene encoding NADPH-dependent aldehyde reductase Ahr has translation MTMIKSYAAPEAGAALELYEFDAGELQAEDVEVVVDYCGVCHSDLSMIDNEWGMSSYPLVAGHEVIGRVHALGDAAKNKGLKIGQRVGIGWTARSCGHCDACISGSQTNCQQGSVPTILNKGGFANKIRANWQWAIPLPDSIDIESAGPLLCGGITVFKPLLMHHVTATSRVGVIGIGGLGHIAIKLLHAMGCEVTAFSSNPAKEQEVLAMGADKVVNSRDPQALTALAGQFDLIINTVSVDLEWQPYFNALAYNGKFHTVGAVMKPFSVPAFTLIAGDRSVSGSSTGSPHELRSLMKLAARAGVKPQTELFPMSKINDAIQHLRDGKARYRVVLKADF, from the coding sequence ATGACGATGATAAAGAGTTATGCCGCACCGGAAGCAGGCGCAGCGCTGGAGTTGTATGAGTTTGATGCGGGTGAACTGCAAGCGGAAGACGTCGAAGTCGTAGTCGATTACTGCGGCGTGTGCCATTCCGATCTCTCGATGATCGATAACGAATGGGGTATGTCGAGCTATCCGCTGGTTGCCGGGCATGAAGTGATTGGCCGCGTGCACGCCTTGGGTGACGCGGCGAAAAACAAAGGATTAAAGATTGGTCAGCGCGTCGGCATCGGCTGGACGGCACGCAGTTGTGGGCATTGCGATGCCTGTATCAGCGGCAGCCAAACCAACTGTCAGCAAGGCAGCGTGCCAACCATCCTGAATAAAGGCGGTTTCGCCAATAAGATTCGCGCGAACTGGCAGTGGGCTATCCCGCTTCCTGATTCCATTGATATCGAATCAGCTGGCCCGCTACTGTGCGGCGGCATCACCGTCTTCAAACCGCTGTTAATGCACCATGTCACGGCAACCAGCCGCGTCGGTGTGATCGGTATCGGTGGTCTGGGACATATCGCGATTAAGCTCCTGCACGCGATGGGATGCGAAGTCACGGCGTTCAGCTCTAATCCGGCCAAAGAGCAAGAAGTGTTGGCGATGGGTGCCGATAAGGTCGTCAACAGCCGCGATCCACAGGCGCTGACGGCGCTGGCAGGCCAGTTCGATCTTATCATCAACACCGTAAGTGTCGATCTGGAATGGCAGCCCTACTTCAACGCGCTCGCCTATAACGGGAAGTTCCATACCGTCGGTGCGGTGATGAAGCCATTTAGCGTTCCAGCTTTTACACTTATCGCAGGTGACCGCAGCGTTTCCGGTTCTTCTACCGGTTCTCCGCATGAGCTGCGTTCTCTAATGAAACTCGCCGCGCGTGCCGGCGTGAAGCCACAGACAGAACTGTTCCCAATGTCGAAAATCAACGATGCCATCCAGCACTTGCGTGACGGCAAAGCCCGCTACCGCGTGGTACTAAAAGCCGATTTTTAA
- a CDS encoding GGDEF domain-containing protein → MPFKEYDHDFIDRNKKASSSIRFALLLSALIIILNLLFFKHRDFQEQLHDNPGVYTDSIALVFLFFILSCTSKISLNHTSALSIRLGLHVWIGSATFDFMDEFIYQPKLVGYYVEDMLRMIGMSGVGFGVYTLIQQINNKYVEARIQSFSDELTQLPNRRFFINELKKLEAKTPYLFIIDIDNFKVINDKYGHTKGDEILSKFGHILSRFDNSEVVATRIGGEEFAIILYAGTQDRAEKLAREVLKNANKIIIKNRHHLSVSIGAGKKQPQEPTEHFMKRVDVALYQAKNTGKGKVEWALEPKEKNL, encoded by the coding sequence ATGCCTTTTAAAGAGTATGACCACGACTTCATTGATAGAAATAAGAAGGCTTCCTCGTCAATCAGGTTCGCCCTTTTATTGTCTGCGTTAATCATTATACTTAATCTCCTGTTCTTTAAGCACCGCGATTTTCAGGAGCAGTTGCACGATAATCCAGGGGTTTATACCGATTCGATTGCACTGGTTTTTCTTTTTTTTATCTTATCGTGTACCAGTAAAATATCACTTAACCATACTTCGGCTTTATCCATTCGCCTCGGACTCCATGTCTGGATAGGCTCAGCCACATTTGACTTCATGGATGAGTTTATCTATCAACCCAAGCTAGTGGGGTACTATGTTGAGGATATGCTGAGAATGATTGGTATGTCTGGCGTCGGATTCGGTGTCTATACCCTGATACAGCAAATCAACAATAAGTATGTCGAAGCCAGAATACAGTCATTCAGCGATGAACTGACACAGTTACCTAATCGCCGATTTTTTATTAACGAATTAAAAAAACTCGAAGCGAAAACACCCTATTTATTTATTATCGACATCGATAATTTCAAAGTCATCAATGACAAATATGGGCATACGAAAGGCGATGAAATATTAAGTAAGTTCGGCCATATTCTTTCCCGTTTCGATAACAGTGAAGTCGTCGCAACCCGAATAGGTGGCGAAGAATTCGCGATTATTCTGTATGCCGGGACACAGGATCGGGCAGAGAAGCTGGCAAGAGAAGTATTAAAAAACGCCAACAAAATCATCATTAAAAATAGGCATCATCTTTCTGTCAGCATTGGGGCAGGTAAAAAACAGCCGCAGGAACCCACAGAACACTTTATGAAACGCGTGGATGTTGCACTTTACCAAGCCAAAAACACCGGCAAAGGCAAAGTGGAATG